In Clupea harengus chromosome 13, Ch_v2.0.2, whole genome shotgun sequence, one DNA window encodes the following:
- the LOC116223200 gene encoding uncharacterized protein LOC116223200: MSPGLSHRGGGSTQSLSSNKSSSRHSVSFQLGRAEEQCHGVGHHRQSLPCDGFGHHLLSGLQTGHNGILMRARSTESEPFYGRENHIAGRYTAPPTPSAGRRSYGAPGRDGEGRRSVVTYSYIEKGNIQPAVDSSHSSLCQSEPENPFNRALEEEEERAASLMRNRLSDPARFSSWESLGSSSPQLTPSQRHSLNLRRATMDSIAREATYRALEEFGSPQIRRRLEVQNHQPQDQYQYQAQPRCRSWGGSPVLPRGTSTLPTNAHLMDLDGNHSAHGLPRSPALISCPPTSGRPTTPCPPPAHGPTPTDLQTSGRGTVTTVPSCHTNTVLLCRRANRPPFSTRYRP, encoded by the coding sequence ATGTCCCCGGGGTTGTCACACAGAGGCGGGGGCAGCACCCAGAGCCTGTCCTCAAACAAGTCCTCCTCCAGGCACTCCGTGAGCTTCCAGCTGGGCCGCGCGGAGGAGCAGTGCCACGGAGTGGGGCATCACCGCCAGAGCCTGCCCTGCGACGGGTTCGGCCACCACCTGCTCTCCGGCCTGCAGACCGGCCACAACGGCATCCTGATGCGGGCGCGCTCCACGGAGAGCGAGCCTTTCTACGGACGGGAGAACCACATCGCGGGGAGGTACACGGCACCGCCGACGCCCAGCGCGGGGCGCCGCTCGTACGGAGCGCCCGGCAGAGACGGGGAGGGCCGCAGGTCGGTGGTCACCTACAGCTACATCGAGAAAGGGAACATCCAGCCGGCGGTGGACAGCTCGCACAGCTCCCTGTGCCAAAGCGAGCCGGAGAACCCCTTCAACCGggccctggaggaggaggaggagcgcgcGGCCAGCCTCATGCGGAACAGGCTCAGCGACCCGGCCCGCTTCAGCAGCTGGGAGTCCCTGGGGAGCTCCAGTCCCCAACTCACGCCCTCACAGAGGCACTCACTGAACCTCCGGCGCGCCACCATGGACTCCATCGCCCGAGAGGCCACCTACCGCGCCCTGGAGGAGTTCGGCTCCCCGCAGATAAGGCGCCGCTTGGAGGTGCAAAACCACCAGCCCCAGGACCAGTACCAGTACCAGGCCCAGCCCCGCTGTCGCTCCTGGGGTGGGTCTCCGGTTCTGCCTCGAGGCACCAGCACCCTACCCACCAACGCCCACCTCATGGACTTGGATGGGAACCACTCTGCCCACGGCCTGCCCAGAAGCCCGGCACTGATCAGCTGTCCGCCCACGTCAGGCAGGCCTACTACACCATGTCCCCCCCCAGCACACGGGCCCACACCCACGGATCTCCAAACCAGCGGCCGTGGCACGGTGACGACAGTCCCAAGCTGCCACACAAATACGGTCCTGCTCTGCCGTCGTGCAAACCGACCGCCATTCAGCACGAGATACCGGCCATGA
- the LOC116223113 gene encoding translation initiation factor IF-2-like has translation MSSLFMERRSPSPVPSSGEDTNRSDSPPRIGSLSRDSQIYASLQGPPLGREGTCEVRSAIGTRRASTAVQEWSVPRPGQAAPPGHNALPHQGPPLEMGEFVGKASPTPHRHQPPQYTGDSWSPSLERKQQATCYAQQSRDGPENHRSRGYEGHAAETPVSWTSQLQHWREERQTEEQEKSIRLHGTTPPVISSREVDKRRRNVSEAERGGGGGGGGGGSGGGGGTPGLSKSSSGVTGSIGDSSQLERDCLSAESSSQTSQRSSNGNNTAGVQSEDASGLESALRSQKIARAKWEFLYGAPAHDQRGPKDTPSACTAPSSGHSGKPPAPSSPPPPCPGSPSEAAGPRAQRRTSSTA, from the exons ATGTCCTCCCTCTTCATGGAGAGGAGGAGCCCGTCTCCCGTGCCGTCGAGTGGAGAGGACACCAACCGGTCCGACAGCCCGCCCAGGATCGGCAGCCTGTCCAGGGACTCCCAGATCTACGCCAGCCTGCAGG GACCACCACTGGGCCGAGAGGGAACCTGCGAAGTGCGCTCCGCAATCGGGACACGCCGCGCCTCTACCGCCGTACAGGAGTGGAGCGTCCCCCGGCCTGGCCAGGCTGCACCGCCTGGACATAACGCCCTCCCCCATCAGGGACCCCCGCTGGAGATGGGGGAGTTTGTGGGGAAGGCCAGCCCCACCCCGCACCGCCATCAGCCCCCGCAGTACACCGGGGACAGCTGGTCCCCCAGCCTGGAGCGCAAGCAGCAGGCCACGTGCTACGCCCAACAGTCAAGGGACGGCCCAGAGAACCACCGCAGCAGGGGCTACGAGGGACACGCCGCCGAGACGCCCGTCAGCTGGACCTCCCAGCTGCAGcactggagggaggagaggcagacgGAGGAGCAGGAGAAATCCATCCGGCTTCACGGCACAACTCCTCCGGTTATCTCCTCCCGAGAGGTGGATAAGAGGAGAAGGAATGTATCGGAGGCAGAacgaggtggaggtggaggtggaggtggaggcggcagtgggggtggtggtggcacTCCAGGCTTATCTAAAAGCTCTAGCGGTGTCACCGGGAGCATCGGGGACAGTTCGCAGTTGGAGAGAGACTGCCTCTCCGCGGAGTCGTCCAGCCAGACCAGCCAGAGGAGCAGCAACGGGAACAACACTGCaggggtgcag TCTGAAGACGCGTCGGGGTTGGAGTCTGCCCTGCGTTCTCAGAAGATAGCTCGTGCCAAATGGGAGTTCCTGTATGGGGCGCCCGCTCACGACCAGCGTGGACCCAAAG ACACTCCTAGTGCCTGCACtgcgccctctagtggccacTCCGGTAAGCCTCCCGCcccgtcctctcctcctcctccctgcccaGGAAGCCCCAGCGAAGCCGCAGGGCCCAGGGCCCAAAGAAGGACGAGTTCCACCGCCTGA
- the LOC122133432 gene encoding PH and SEC7 domain-containing protein 1-like: protein MGIIRRTIKYSETDLDAVPMRCYRETDLDEVMLAEDEEEEEEERRGAMTTRRSGVSGACWAPRADGADGAPAAGGGRRGSRRSRWRRKRRRGW, encoded by the coding sequence ATGGGCATCATCCGCCGCACCATCAAGTACTCGGAGACGGACCTGGACGCCGTGCCCATGCGCTGCTACCGGGAGACGGACCTGGACGAGGTGATGCTGgcggaggatgaggaggaggaggaggaggagaggaggggggcgaTGACGACTCGGCGTTCGGGAGTGAGCGGAGCGTGCTGGGCACCTCGGGCGGACGGGGCGGACGGGGCCCCGGCGGCAGGAGGAGGGCGAAGGGGGTCGAGGAGGAGCcgctggaggaggaagaggaggagggggtggtga